A window from Hemibagrus wyckioides isolate EC202008001 linkage group LG19, SWU_Hwy_1.0, whole genome shotgun sequence encodes these proteins:
- the atp23 gene encoding mitochondrial inner membrane protease ATP23 homolog isoform X2 has product MNRVVTHELIHAFDHCRAHVDWFNNFKHLACSEIRAASLSGDCSFSNELARFNFGLKKHHQECVRDRATRSILAVRKISKEDAVKTVDEVFDSCYSDHEPFGRIPHSKKDARFAHRDFENRDRYYANL; this is encoded by the exons ATGAACAGAGTGGTCACACACGAGCTCATCCATGCGTTTGATCACTGTCGTGCACACGTGGACTGGTTCAATAACTTCAAGCACTTGGCGTGTTCAGAG aTCCGGGCAGCCAGTCTGAGTGGAGACTGTTCATTCAGCAATGAACTCGCTAGGTTTAATTTTGGCCTCAAAAAGCATCATCAG GAGTGTGTGCGGGATCGTGCCACACGCTCCATCCTCGCCGTGCGGAAGATCAGCAAAGAGGACGCGGTGAAAACAGTTGACGAGGTGTTTGACAGTTGCTACAGCGATCATGAACCTTTTGGCCGTATACCACACAGCAAAAAAGACGCCAGGTTCGCCCACAGAGATTTCGAGAACAGGGACCGATACTATGCAAACTTATAA